From the genome of Methanobrevibacter thaueri:
CAGTTTTAAGGTCACTGAACCCAAATACCAAATTCTTAATAGCAGATGAAATGACCACAATGCTTGATGCTATTACCCAAGTGCAAATTCTGGATTCGGTTTTAAAAATAGTAAAAGAAAGAAAAATGGGATTTTTACTTGTTAGCCATGACATGGACTTGGTTGACACCATTTGTGATGATAAAATATATTTGAAAGACATCAATGAAATTTAAATAATTTAAAATATTATTAATACAAGCAGAACAAAAATATTATTAATTTCAAGTGATGAAAATGAGCTGCTACAAATATTGGGGAAAACTAGAGGAAATTGCAAACAAATTATCTTCCTATGGAGATTTAGACAAATACGGAAATTCCGAACTGGATGATATAAACATCGATGAAATCATTGAGATATTGGATGATGTGGAAATCATAGCTCACGACAAGACAATTGATTTCGATTCAGCAAAACATATCCTTGACGATGAGAAAATGAACAAGGCATTGAAATTGATCAGAAAGTTTTATGTTTATGTTGGAGCCAGGCTTGAAACAGAAAACGCCCTGAAGATTTTGGAATCAGAAAATCCAACGGAAACCCTTGATTCATTTCATTTTTACGACAGATATATCGGGCTTGTCGAAAACGAAAGCCAACTTGCCAAATTCAATGAGGAGAAAACATTCTTATTCTTAGGCTCAGGACCTCTCCCATTGACATTGATAATGTTCAACAAGGTATTCGGATGCAAATGCATAGGCATTGAACAGCAACAGGATGTTGCGGATCTCTCAGTGAAGGTTTTAAAAAGACTTGGACTTGATGAAGACATCAGGATTGTTGTCGGTGACGAAACAGCCATCCAGGACTTGGATTATGATATCCTGATGGTCGCTGCACTTGCGGAACCTAAGGAAAGGGTCTTTTCAAACATATGGCAATATGTGGACGAAAAAACACCTGTCATTTACAGAACATACACCGGAATGAGGGCCATACTATACTCACCTGTCCTTGACAAGGACACAAGGGGATTTCACAAGGAAGTCATGATGCTGCCTTCCGGAAAAACAAACAACACTTCCGTTTTAATCAGAAAAATCGTTTGATTTTTCTAAAAATCCATCACCTAAAATTATTACTGAGTATTTAAACCATCTTAAAGAAAGTAATACTGATTTAAAGAAATTGTTATTACTCCATATGGCAAATCAGTAATAATTATTACTTTTTTTAAAGAATAAAGAGATTTAGTAATACTTTTTTTAGGAACATTTAAATAGGAATTTAATAATACATTTTATTTGATTGTTATTAATTTTTATATTACTAATCTATTAAAAATTATGACAATTACCTCATTAATAAAACTTTTTGGAGACAAATAATGGATACAAAATACATTATTGGAATAATTGCTGTAATTATCATTGCTATAATTGCTGGCGCAGTCCTCATGGGAGGATCACATACTGAAAGAGCTGACGATGGATTAGTAGTTGCTGCTTACAGTCACGGAGGAGAACCGGAAGCCGGTTTCGATCCTATACTTGGGTGGAACTATTATGCAGAACCATTAATCCAATCAACCTTGTTGAAAATGACAAAGGGCATGGATTATGAAAATGATTTGGCTACCAGCTGGGAAGCTAATAGTGACTTTACAGAATATACCGTAAAACTCAGAGACGGCGTTAAATTCACAGACAACACAACTTTAGATGCGGAAGATGTTGCATTCACATACAACGAAGCTAAAGCTAGTGGTGCAAGTCTCGATTTAAGCAGTATGGACAACGCTACTGCAACAGATAAGAATACTGTTAAATTCGAATTAAACAGACCAGATTCCACATTTATTGATAAAATGGCATACATTGGTATCGTACCATCAGATTCATATAACAATGAAACATATGGTGCAAATCCAGTGGGTTCCGGACCTTATAAATTCGTACAATGGGACAAAGGTCAACAAGTGATTTTGGAGAAAAATCCTGATTACTATGGAAAACAACCAGAATTCAACAAATTAACTATCTTATTCGCACAAAACGATGCTGCCTTCAATGCAGTTAAAAATCATGAAGTAGATGTTGGTGCAGTACCTTTAGCATATGCTAATGAAACTGTTGACGGATACACCATGTTCCTACAGGACACCATTGACGTAAGAGGTATTTCATTACCTGTTCAAAACAACACCGGTGCCACAACTGAAGAAGGAAACCCAATGGGTAACAACATAACTGCTGACAAAGCAATCAGAGAAGCATTAAACTATGGTATTGACAGAACTGCAATATCAGATGGTGCACTAAACGGATTTGGATACCCTAACTTCGACGGAATTGCACACCAATTACCATGGGCAAATAAAGAAGCAACCATTGAAGACGGAGACGTTGACAAAGCTAAAGACATCTTAAAACAAGGTGGATGGGAAGACACCGATGGTGATGGAATAGTAGAAAAAGACGGACAAAAAGCATCCATCAACTTATACTACTCATCAGATGCATCTGAAAGACAAGCAATTGCCGTAACTGTTGCTGAACAAGCAAAAGAGTTTGGAATTGAAGTGAATGCCACCGGTTCCAACTGGGACGAAATGGACGCTATAAAAAATACTGACCCAATCGTATGGGGATTCGGTTCAACCGATCCATCCACAATGTGGTCTGAATACTACAGTGACCAAGCAGGAGTTGGATACAACAACCCAGCTCTCATTAACAACAGCGCAGTCGATGCACACATCGATAACGCTATGAAAACAGACCGTAACTCTTCATTCGCTGAATGGTCTGCTGTCTCATGGGATGGAAATACAGGTATTTCACCTAAAGGTGACGCAGCATGGTTATGGGTTGGAGAAATTAAATACGGATACTACGTGGACGACAGTTTAGATATTTCCAACGACACACAACTATTGCAACCTCACGGTGGAGATATCTTCGGAAACATCTACGACTGGCATCGCGTTTCTTCAATTGAAAAATAAATTAAAAATTTGAGTTAAATTTTTTAATTTAACTCCCTCTTTTTTCCCTTTTTGGAGCATATACTATGACAAAATACAATAAATTAATGAAATTTTTAGGTAAGAAAATAGTCCGATTTTTAATATTGCTTATTTTTGTCATATTATTGAGTTTTTTGCTTATCGACATGTCGCCGATCAATCCTGTTAAAACATATATCAGCAACATGGTCGTTTCACCAGAACAAGTCGCCGCCCTGGAATCCTATTGGGGAGTAAATGAACCGATCACTTCCAAAATGGCAAACTGGTTTGGAAACATCATACACGGAGATTTTGGAAATTCTCTTATTTTCAGAGCGCCCGTAATTGACGTTATTAAAGAAAGGTTCATGGCATCATTAGTATTGATGATAGCTTCATGGTTACTGTCAGGAGTTTTAGGATTCTTGTTAGGAGTAGTGGCGGGATTTAAAAAAGACTCAATAATTGACAAGGCAATTAAAGTTTACTGTTACATATTACAATCCGCACCAACATTCTGGATCGCATTAATCATCCTAATGATATTCAGTGTATATCTAGGTTGGTTCCCAACAGGTTTGGGAGTTCCTATTGGTACATTAAGTGAAAATGTATCTTTCTGGGATTGGCTAAACAGACTGATACTTCCTATGATAACATTGAGTATTGTGGGAGTGGCCTCAATTGCATTATTCACAAGAGACAAATTGATAGAAGAAATGAATAGTGACTACTTTTTATTCGCTAAAGCAAGAGGAGAAAGCGGTTGGAATTTAATTAAAAGACATGGAATTAGAAATGTATTGCTTCCTGCAATCACATTACAGTTTTTAGGATTTTCAGAATTATTCGGTGGAGCAGTTCTTGTAGAGCAAATTTTCACATATCCTGGAATTGGGCAGGCAGCAGTATCAGCAGGTCTGAGAAGCGATGTTCCGCTTCTTTTAGGAATTGTAATATTTAGTGCAATATTCGTGTATTGCGGTAACCTAATAGCTGATATAATCTATAACTTTGTTGACCCAAGAATTAGGGAGAGTGAAGAAGATGGCTAATACTGAAAAAGGAAGCATTTACAATTCCATTGGTAAAATGAATTTAAGGACTAAAACCCTGCTTACCATTGGAATTACCGTGTTCATCCTAATAGCTGTTGTGATTTCAAGCCTTTTAATCAACTCCACAGACATCACAACCAATTTCCAGGCAATGAACCAAGCCCCCTCCCTTGAGCATCTGTTCGGTACTGACTGGATGGGAAGGGACATGTTTACCCGTACATTAAAAGGATTAGGTTTAAGTGTTCAAATCGGTGCCGGAGCATCAATCTTAAGTAGTTTAATAGCTATTGCAATGGCATTTATTGCAAGTACTAATAAATTCTTAGACGGTGTTGTCTCCTGGTTAATTGATTTGTTCCTGTCAATTCCTCATATCCTATTAATTATCTTAATTTCCATTGCATTAGGTGGAGGTGCGTTTGGTGTAACCATGGGTGTTGCAGTTACTCACTGGACGTCTCTTGCAAGAGTATTGAGAGCTGAAATAAAACAGATCAACACTTCCGAATTTGTAAAACTATCTAATAGATTTGGAAAATCAAAATTCTGGATTGCTAGAAAACACATTTTCCCATTGGTAATAACACAAATTATCGTCGGAACAATCTTAATTTTCCCTCATGCGATAATGCACGAAGCCAGTGTAACCTTCTTAGGTTTCGGTTTATCACCACACGAACCTGCAATCGGTATTATCTTATCAGAATCAATGAAATACCTTGCTACAGGTAATTGGTGGTTAGCATTGTTCCCTGGTTTGGCATTACTGATAATCGTATTGTTATTTGATATTGCCGGGGAAAACATTAAGAAAATACTTGATCCGACAAGTGCAAATGAGTAGGTGATAACATGGATAAACTATTAGATGTGGAAAACGTTTCTATTTCATTTATACAATATACTCAAGGTTTAAATCAAAGAGACCTCAAAGTTATCACCGATTTAACACTTGATATATCTGAAGGAGAGATTTTAGCAGTATTAGGTTCCAGCGGATCTGGAAAAAGTCTTTTAGCACATGCAATATTCGGAATACTTCCAGAAAACGCAAATCTAAACGGTAAAATCAAATACAAAGGAAAGGAACTGTCACAAAAAGACAAGGAAGAAATACGCGGGAAAGAAATATCATTAATACCACAGTCAGTGAATTTCCTTGATCCTTTAATGAAAATATCCGACCAAGCCATTGGATATACTGAAAATGAAGATGAGAAAAAGGCCAAAAAGGCAAAGCAACGGGAAATTTTTGAACGTTACAATCTAGGACCTGAAGTGGATGAAATGTACCCATTCCAACTCTCAGGAGGAATGGCAAGAAGAGTACTCGTATCAACAGCACTGTTTTCAAATCCAAAACTTGTAGTAGCAGACGAACCAACACCTGGACTTGATGAAAAAACAGTCCAGGAAACATTGAATCATTTCAGAAAAATGAAGGAAGATGGTGTAGGAGTACTGCTTATCACTCACGACATACATGCTGCATTAGAAGTTGCCGACAGGATAGGAATTTTCTACTCAGGTTATGTAATCGAGATTGCTGAGAACAAGGACTTTTCAGGAGAGGGAGAAAACCTCCTTCACCCCTACACAAAAGCGCTATACAAGGCATTGCCTGCAAATGGATTCAACCTGACTCCTGGCCATCAGCCGTTGCACGGTGAGATTCCGGAAGGTTGTCCATATTACGACAGGTGTGAAATGCGTTTTGACAGATGTAGGAACGAACGCCCTCAACTAATCGACCTAGGAAATAAAAAAGTCAGATGTTTTAAATACGAGGAAGGTGCATAAAATGGAACTTAAAGCAACAAACATTTCATTTAAATATCCTTTAGCAAAAGAGTACCTATTAAAGGATATCAACATACATCTGGACAACAATAAAATCATGGGTTTAGTTGGAGACAGTGGGGTAGGAAAATCCACACTATGCGAAATCCTATCCGGATACTATCCAAACTTTGAGGGTAGCGTAGAACTTGACGGACAAAAACTGCCTGAAAAGGAATTCTGTCCGGTACAGTTAATTTACCAACATCCTGAAAAAGTTATGAATCCAAAATGGAAAATGAAAGACGTTTTAGAGGAATCCTGGAACGTGGATGATCAATTACTGTCCGACTTTGGAATTCAGAAATCCTGGTTTACCAGATTCCCACAGGAATTGTCCGGAGGCGAACTTCAAAGATTTTCAGTCTTAAGAGCATTGAACCCGAAAACCAAATTCCTAATTGCAGATGAAATGACCACCATGCTTGACGCAATCACCCAGGTGCAAATTTTAGATGCAGTGTTAAAAATAGTAAAACAAAGGAAAATGGGATTCTTGCTTGTAAGCCACGACATGGATCTTGTAAACACCATATGTGACGACGTAATCTATTTTAATGATATTAATGGTATTTAATCATTAATATCACTTATTAATTTTTTTTATTTGCCAATCTGCCCAAACACCAGTGATATTATTTGAAACTATTTCTCCCAAAACGATACCCATCCAGGCACCCCAAACACCATAACCTAAAACAACAGATAATAAAACCGCAAAGAATAGTGTAAATCCTGTTTCTCTCATTATTGTCTGAAACATTGCTGTTATTCCCTTGCCTATGCCCTGGAACACATATGTTGATGGCACTCCAACGGCCATTGTCGGATAATAGATTACAATCCAAGCAATGAAGCTAGTAAGCTCCGGCGCGATTCTTGCACTGCTTCCACCGGAAGTGAAAATCGATGCGATATCCCCTGCAAACACGTTTGTCAGAATCATTACGACAATAGCTATGACTAAAGACACCTTCATGGCATACCTGTGGGCAATCTGAATATTCCTATAGTTCTTTGCACCGAAATTAGCTGCAATGACACTGATTAAAGCAGTCCCGATTGCCAATAAAGGAGTTGTTGTGATTATTACGATTCTCCAGCCTGTTGAGTAAACCGCAACGGAATCGGTTGAGCCGACATAAACCAGAAGAGCCGAGAATACCGCTGCAAAAAACGCATTGTTCAAAAGCTGTATGCTTGCAGGAATGCCCACCTTAACTATATCCATTGAGATGTCCTTTTTAAAATTGAAATTGCCTAAAGTGGGTTTCAGGTAGGTGTCCTTCTTAAAATAAAGCCAATAGCACAAAATCAGGATTACACATAATGAAGAGATCAGTGTTGCAATGGCAGCTCCTCCAACTCCAAGATTTAAGTAATATATGAAAATAGGGTCCAAAATCATGTTTAAAATTGCAGAGGCAATCATTGCATACATAGGCCTTTTACTGTCACCCTCCCCTCTGAAAACACCATATAGTGCATTTGACAAGATGATTAAAATTGATCCAAGCAGGATTGGAACACCATACTCTGTCGCATATCCTATGGTTTGGCCGGCACCCATGACATTCAATATGGGATTCAATAAAATCAACAGGACAACAGTTAAAATTATTGAAATGACAATATCCAAAAGAATTGAATGAATAGATGCATTGTCCGCTTTAGTATTATCCTTTTCTCCAATGTATTTTGAGATTGCAAAAGATGCACCTGCCCCCAATCCATTTCCAAAACCGACAAGAATCATAAATATGGGCGTGAAGAATCCAACGCCGGCAAGTGCATCGGCCCCAAGACCTGACACCCAAGCGGCATCGATTAGATTGTATAAACTAGAAATAAGCAATGAAATAATCAAAGGTACGGATATTCTAAGCAATGCTCTTTTAGGATTTCCCAGCATTATGTCTACACTTTTTGAATTATCATTACTTTGCATAAGTAACTATTAAAATTTATTCAGATATAAAATTAATTATTTAACAGTTTTCTAGTCCTTTCTTCAAATTCATTATAGTCTGATTTATATAATTCATCCTGAATTGGCCTGAATTTATCAAATTCTAATTTGACAAATTCATTAATTTCACTCCTACTGACCTTTCCTTTGCCTTTTAAGATTTGATATCCAACAAAGTCTAAAAATTTGTCCAATTGTTCTGCCCAATCCTTCATGCTCATAGGAATTTCCCTTGTTGCTTGAAGTTCTGCAAAATTGAGGTACAATTCCACGAGTTTGTTAAGTTCTGAAAGTTCAGATTCAGATAAGTAATTTTTTGCAACTTTTGTATCGCTTAATTGAATTTTACCATCTGGAGAATGCTTCCAAGAAGTCAAACCCATATTTTCTTTATCACTGCTTGCACGATTTTTGATTATCTCCGGTGCAGTCATGCCAGATACCGCATAATGAAGTTTGTTCTGAACTTTAGAATAAAATTCCTGTGTGATCTCGGCATTTTTGTTATAATCGTGACTTGTCGCATACAAGTCAGTTAATTTTTCATAGAATCGTCTTTCAGAAACTCTTATTTCACGAATTCTTTCAAGCACATCATGAAAATAGTCTTTTCCAAATCTCGAACCATTTTTTAATAATTCATCATCTAAAACAAATCCTTTAACTATAAATTCTTTTAGAATACCAGTAGCCCAAATTCTAAAGCGTGTAGCATTTTTAGAGTTAACTCTGTAACCTACAGAGATTATTGCATCCAAATTATAAAAACCAGTATTATATTTTTTACCATCAGATGCAGTTACTCGAATTTTTCGAGTAACTGAATTTTCATTTAATTCCTCATCTTTAAAAATATTTTTTAGATGATAAGTGATTGTATTCTCTTTTACATTAAACAATTCCGCCATTGTCTTTTGAGTAGCCCACATAGTTTCTCTTTCAGGATCTATGATTACATCTATAGACACTTCTCCTTCATCACCTATATACAACAAAGTTCTTGTTATCTGATTTTCTTTCATGAAAAAACCTCTTTTAAAATTTTTCAATTAAATATTTGTTTATTCATTGTTTTTTCATTTTAATAAGGTTTTTGTTATAAATAAAAGCAAAATTACAAAGTAAAAACAATTATATTAACTAAAAACAATTTATTAAAAAAAATAATGGGAAAAAGAGGTTTAAAATTTAAAAAAAAATATAAAATTAGAATAGTGGATCTTTCACCATTCCAATTCTAAATGAGTTTAGGATAACTAAAATAGTCAATCCTAAGTCACCGAAACCAACAGACATCATCAAAGTGATGATTCCCATAACTGCGAGAACCACACATAATAGCTTAACCAAAATGGCAATACTGATATTCTGTTTGATGATTCCCATTGTCTTGCGGCTTAAAGCGAATAGATATGGGAGTTTTGAAATATCATCCTGCATCAATGCAATATCCGCTGTCTCAATGGCTACATCAGAACCTGCCGCACCCATTGCAATACCGATATTTGAGCGTGCTAAAGCAGGTGCATCGTTGATACCGTCTCCAACCATAGCCACATCACCAAATTTATTCCTGATTGTATCTAAGAGGTTTAACTTATCTTCCGGCAATAAATTGGAATAAACATAGTCTATGCCTATTTCGGATGCAACACTTTTTGCAGCGAGCTTATTGTCACCGGTGAGCATTACAGTTTGCACACCTTGATTTTTCAAATCGGCAATGACCTCAGAAGCGTTGTCTCTGATTTTATCGGATACTGTGATAATGCCTAAAACCTTTTGAGCATTACCGACAAATATCAAAGTCTTGCCTTCGCTGGAGTACTTGTTAATTTGATCTCTTGAAATGTCAAATGAACTTCCTTCAATCAGTGATTCGTTAGCGGCATAGAATTGCTCACCATTTATGTTAGCCACAATTCCCTTACCTGGAACATTTCTAAAGTCCTCGATGACATCGAACATGATGTTATTTTCATCTGCATAGCTAACAACAGCCTGGGCAATTGGATGGGAAGATTGATATTCAAGGGATGCAGCAATCTTGACAATATCCTCTTTTGAATAGCTTTCATCTAAAACTTCAACATCGCTTAATTTAAGTTTTCCTTCAGTTAAGGTACCTGTCTTATCAAAGATGACCGCTTTAACGTTACGCATCTCCTCAACATAGGTACTTCCTTTGATAATGACCCCATTTCTAGTAGCGGAAGTGATTGCAGACACCATACCGACAGGTGTTGAAATTAAGAATGCACAAGGACATGAGATTACCAAGAGTGAAAGTGCCTTATAAACCCAGTCAACCAAGTTCTGGCCAAGCACCAACGGAGGAATGAATGCAACGCAAATAGCTGCAACCATCATGATTGGTGTGTAATATTTTGCCACCCTTTCAACTAGAGTCTCGGTTTCGGAACGGTTGAGCTGAGATCTTTTGACCAAAGTCACTATTTTTGAGATGACTGAATCTTTAGCCTCGGTTGTTACTTTGATTTCAAGATATCCATCCTCATTAACAGTTCCGGAAAATACCTCATCGCCAACCTCTTTCAATACAGGCACGCTTTCACCAGTGATTGATGCCTGATTAATTGAGGATGAACCTGAAATAACTTCACCATCTAAAGGAACCTTATCTCCAGGTTTTACAATGACAATATCTCCAATATTGACATCATCAACATTTCTAATCTCTTCTTTATCCCCTACTTTAACTCTTGCTGTATCTGGAGCGATTTCAACTAATGATTTAATTGAACGTTTGGCTCTGTGTTCGGCAAGGTCTTCCAAGAATTCAGCAATATAGTAAAGGAAAGTAACCGCCGCACCCTCTTCAGGATGCCCAATAATAAATGATGCAACACAAGCAATACATACTAACATTGCAG
Proteins encoded in this window:
- a CDS encoding ABC transporter ATP-binding protein → MDKLLDVENVSISFIQYTQGLNQRDLKVITDLTLDISEGEILAVLGSSGSGKSLLAHAIFGILPENANLNGKIKYKGKELSQKDKEEIRGKEISLIPQSVNFLDPLMKISDQAIGYTENEDEKKAKKAKQREIFERYNLGPEVDEMYPFQLSGGMARRVLVSTALFSNPKLVVADEPTPGLDEKTVQETLNHFRKMKEDGVGVLLITHDIHAALEVADRIGIFYSGYVIEIAENKDFSGEGENLLHPYTKALYKALPANGFNLTPGHQPLHGEIPEGCPYYDRCEMRFDRCRNERPQLIDLGNKKVRCFKYEEGA
- a CDS encoding heavy metal translocating P-type ATPase; this translates as MAENRCYDADCADENCRNPEHYNYICFDPECEEVHCEDSNHYNKQLLKEYQDKTDLSIYDHREEIDYDADVDINLCACPDCADDHDHDHDHEHEHNHEHEHEHEHHHDHDHNHEHEHNHEHEHEHEHHHDHDHDHEHEHDHEHEHEHKEDSCSDPDCGCNDEHEHHHDHDHDDDVEFSLCACPDCADDDDHGHDHGHDHAHGDEELFAEGKPLIANRPIQIILASGILFVLGHVFEWLSFSPNVVTVTYMLGAIIAGYEIAILAYKSLVNRHTVGPAMLVCIACVASFIIGHPEEGAAVTFLYYIAEFLEDLAEHRAKRSIKSLVEIAPDTARVKVGDKEEIRNVDDVNIGDIVIVKPGDKVPLDGEVISGSSSINQASITGESVPVLKEVGDEVFSGTVNEDGYLEIKVTTEAKDSVISKIVTLVKRSQLNRSETETLVERVAKYYTPIMMVAAICVAFIPPLVLGQNLVDWVYKALSLLVISCPCAFLISTPVGMVSAITSATRNGVIIKGSTYVEEMRNVKAVIFDKTGTLTEGKLKLSDVEVLDESYSKEDIVKIAASLEYQSSHPIAQAVVSYADENNIMFDVIEDFRNVPGKGIVANINGEQFYAANESLIEGSSFDISRDQINKYSSEGKTLIFVGNAQKVLGIITVSDKIRDNASEVIADLKNQGVQTVMLTGDNKLAAKSVASEIGIDYVYSNLLPEDKLNLLDTIRNKFGDVAMVGDGINDAPALARSNIGIAMGAAGSDVAIETADIALMQDDISKLPYLFALSRKTMGIIKQNISIAILVKLLCVVLAVMGIITLMMSVGFGDLGLTILVILNSFRIGMVKDPLF
- a CDS encoding ABC transporter ATP-binding protein; this translates as MELKATNISFKYPLAKEYLLKDINIHLDNNKIMGLVGDSGVGKSTLCEILSGYYPNFEGSVELDGQKLPEKEFCPVQLIYQHPEKVMNPKWKMKDVLEESWNVDDQLLSDFGIQKSWFTRFPQELSGGELQRFSVLRALNPKTKFLIADEMTTMLDAITQVQILDAVLKIVKQRKMGFLLVSHDMDLVNTICDDVIYFNDINGI
- a CDS encoding MATE family efflux transporter; translation: MQSNDNSKSVDIMLGNPKRALLRISVPLIISLLISSLYNLIDAAWVSGLGADALAGVGFFTPIFMILVGFGNGLGAGASFAISKYIGEKDNTKADNASIHSILLDIVISIILTVVLLILLNPILNVMGAGQTIGYATEYGVPILLGSILIILSNALYGVFRGEGDSKRPMYAMIASAILNMILDPIFIYYLNLGVGGAAIATLISSLCVILILCYWLYFKKDTYLKPTLGNFNFKKDISMDIVKVGIPASIQLLNNAFFAAVFSALLVYVGSTDSVAVYSTGWRIVIITTTPLLAIGTALISVIAANFGAKNYRNIQIAHRYAMKVSLVIAIVVMILTNVFAGDIASIFTSGGSSARIAPELTSFIAWIVIYYPTMAVGVPSTYVFQGIGKGITAMFQTIMRETGFTLFFAVLLSVVLGYGVWGAWMGIVLGEIVSNNITGVWADWQIKKINK
- a CDS encoding ABC transporter substrate-binding protein codes for the protein MDTKYIIGIIAVIIIAIIAGAVLMGGSHTERADDGLVVAAYSHGGEPEAGFDPILGWNYYAEPLIQSTLLKMTKGMDYENDLATSWEANSDFTEYTVKLRDGVKFTDNTTLDAEDVAFTYNEAKASGASLDLSSMDNATATDKNTVKFELNRPDSTFIDKMAYIGIVPSDSYNNETYGANPVGSGPYKFVQWDKGQQVILEKNPDYYGKQPEFNKLTILFAQNDAAFNAVKNHEVDVGAVPLAYANETVDGYTMFLQDTIDVRGISLPVQNNTGATTEEGNPMGNNITADKAIREALNYGIDRTAISDGALNGFGYPNFDGIAHQLPWANKEATIEDGDVDKAKDILKQGGWEDTDGDGIVEKDGQKASINLYYSSDASERQAIAVTVAEQAKEFGIEVNATGSNWDEMDAIKNTDPIVWGFGSTDPSTMWSEYYSDQAGVGYNNPALINNSAVDAHIDNAMKTDRNSSFAEWSAVSWDGNTGISPKGDAAWLWVGEIKYGYYVDDSLDISNDTQLLQPHGGDIFGNIYDWHRVSSIEK
- the rhuM gene encoding virulence RhuM family protein; this encodes MKENQITRTLLYIGDEGEVSIDVIIDPERETMWATQKTMAELFNVKENTITYHLKNIFKDEELNENSVTRKIRVTASDGKKYNTGFYNLDAIISVGYRVNSKNATRFRIWATGILKEFIVKGFVLDDELLKNGSRFGKDYFHDVLERIREIRVSERRFYEKLTDLYATSHDYNKNAEITQEFYSKVQNKLHYAVSGMTAPEIIKNRASSDKENMGLTSWKHSPDGKIQLSDTKVAKNYLSESELSELNKLVELYLNFAELQATREIPMSMKDWAEQLDKFLDFVGYQILKGKGKVSRSEINEFVKLEFDKFRPIQDELYKSDYNEFEERTRKLLNN
- a CDS encoding ABC transporter permease — translated: MTKYNKLMKFLGKKIVRFLILLIFVILLSFLLIDMSPINPVKTYISNMVVSPEQVAALESYWGVNEPITSKMANWFGNIIHGDFGNSLIFRAPVIDVIKERFMASLVLMIASWLLSGVLGFLLGVVAGFKKDSIIDKAIKVYCYILQSAPTFWIALIILMIFSVYLGWFPTGLGVPIGTLSENVSFWDWLNRLILPMITLSIVGVASIALFTRDKLIEEMNSDYFLFAKARGESGWNLIKRHGIRNVLLPAITLQFLGFSELFGGAVLVEQIFTYPGIGQAAVSAGLRSDVPLLLGIVIFSAIFVYCGNLIADIIYNFVDPRIRESEEDG
- a CDS encoding nicotianamine synthase family protein — translated: MSCYKYWGKLEEIANKLSSYGDLDKYGNSELDDINIDEIIEILDDVEIIAHDKTIDFDSAKHILDDEKMNKALKLIRKFYVYVGARLETENALKILESENPTETLDSFHFYDRYIGLVENESQLAKFNEEKTFLFLGSGPLPLTLIMFNKVFGCKCIGIEQQQDVADLSVKVLKRLGLDEDIRIVVGDETAIQDLDYDILMVAALAEPKERVFSNIWQYVDEKTPVIYRTYTGMRAILYSPVLDKDTRGFHKEVMMLPSGKTNNTSVLIRKIV
- a CDS encoding ABC transporter permease encodes the protein MANTEKGSIYNSIGKMNLRTKTLLTIGITVFILIAVVISSLLINSTDITTNFQAMNQAPSLEHLFGTDWMGRDMFTRTLKGLGLSVQIGAGASILSSLIAIAMAFIASTNKFLDGVVSWLIDLFLSIPHILLIILISIALGGGAFGVTMGVAVTHWTSLARVLRAEIKQINTSEFVKLSNRFGKSKFWIARKHIFPLVITQIIVGTILIFPHAIMHEASVTFLGFGLSPHEPAIGIILSESMKYLATGNWWLALFPGLALLIIVLLFDIAGENIKKILDPTSANE